One Gossypium hirsutum isolate 1008001.06 chromosome A08, Gossypium_hirsutum_v2.1, whole genome shotgun sequence genomic window, TCTATTCTTGGTGTTCTATGACTTGCTTCCATACTATTATTCTCTGTTTTCCCATCTATGCCTTGTTCAACAAAAGGAAGCTCTGCGATCTCACCATCCTTGCCATCCACCATGCGTGTAATGTCGTTTGCATTTTCCGTCGACTCCTCCAAATCAGCTGATGCATTTTCACTCTCCTTTTCCATGCTGATATTTTCAGACACTTGACCATTAGAACAATCAGCAGATTCAGTAGTGCCCAAATCCTTGGCCTTTCCTTCAGTCCACCTTCTTGTTAGAGAATCAAGCTTTTCTTGTAGAGACACAAGCTCCTTGACTAATGATTTCCTTAAATCTCGCACACTGGAGTGCAAACCCTGAACCATTAACATAAACCAAGATTGAATAAGCATCCTCACTGGGACTGTCATCTCTAAATAACTGCATGTCTTGATAACCAAATAATTACTAATAACAAATAGAAATTCATTTCTAATACATCACATTAGGTAGATAATAGTGGCAAAAGATATGTTTTGTGTCCCTGAGAAACATAAAAGATAAGTTTCTGAGATGTAGTTAATCCGCAATATACATACCTGAATAGAATCCAGTCTTAGAAGAAGAGTCATAATTTTTTCTCCTGCTAACAGTCTCAGCTTATCATCTTCGTTGTGATCAGTGGAAGACTCAAGAAACTGGATATGATTTCTGACCTCATTGACTTGGTCACGAACATCACCTATTTGCTTCAGTTTTTTCAATGGTTCCCATTTTCTCACCTCAAATCCTCGAAAGGCAGATTGGATGAGCTTCGCTGCTTTGTCATCTGACATTCTTCCTACTTCTGTTTTGCATTGATCGCAAGGCACTTCAACACTGTCAGCTTCTTTCTCAGCTCCCATGACTTCCTcaaaacttgtttttgtttcctCCTCTGTTTTATTCTCATGATTATCTTCTTTAGTTTTTCCCACTGTAGGCTGCTCTGACACTTCTCGAGTCTCTCCTAAAATTTGAGCTTGATTCATACTGATATTTTCTCTAGCCTTGTTTTCCTTGGTCTCCTTGGGCCTTTCTGCGATTACTGGAATTTCTTTTATCTTCTTTTCCATAAGTTCCACACTGTCAGGGCTACCACTGGTATTCTGTGTATTTACAGCAGAGTCTTCTTTTCAGCCCGGTGCCGCAGAGGCCTTTGTCAATGTGTCTTCTGGTTGTCCTTTACGAGGGCTAGGAGACCTTGAACTGCCATTGCCATTGCCATTTTTCTTCGTTGGAAGGGGATCAACTCTAAGACAAACAGGAGAAAACTTTGATGTTTTCGAAGGAGATGGAGATTTTCTTTTTGCAACGGTCCCGAGTTCATTCTTTGTTGTGTCTTCAGCATGCTTCACACTTACATCCTTTACATCCTTCCCTTTCTTTTCAGTCCCTTCAGACTTGCCTTCCTTCACTTCAATAGGAACACATTTttgactagtggttttccccctTGTCTCAGCAGCATTCTTATTCTGAGAAATCTCCTTGTCTGATTCAGGCTTGTCCAATTTAACATCACTGACAGAAGATCCCCCTGGGATGAACTCAACTTTGACTGGAGCTTGTTTCGAATTATCTGAAGCAGTTATCATCCTTTGTTTATCTCGATTTTCATCCTCTTGTTTCCTATCAGAATTTGGTAACCAAAAGACAGGAACTGGGAATTGCGTCATGTTGTCTTGATTATGTTGGTTACGAGATTGTTTCTCCCCTTCTCCCTGCATCAAAGATTTCCAACCATTCATGTCAAGTGGAAACCAGCCATTCCGAACTCTCTGCTCCTGTTCAGTCGATTTTAGGCTTTTTGAGGGCCTTGCACAAGGCACCTTATCCGAGTCACTCACCTCCATCCTATCATTATGTTTCCCATGCTCCTTACTTTTCATGTACTCAGGTGGAATCCACATAATTGGATATGGGAAACTACTTGGTTGAATTGGAGCCTCTGAATCACCTTCCTTTTTCTCAGTATCGTTCTCCTGCTCTTCAATCTTTAAACTTGTATCATTTTTCTGGTTGGGAAGATGGTTAGGACAGCCACAGCAATGGTAGTTGGTGTGCGGATCCTTGTCGTATTCATATCGAGGTTGTTGGTTTAAGTAATGTGGAGGGGTATAACCAAGAGGATAAGGTTCAGGAAATACAGGATAATTTGGATAATGGTGAAATGCTGGTGATGGTGCAAAATGAGGGAAAGAAGGTCTGAAACTATAGTAACCAGGGAAATTGCCATGATTGCAGCAGCCATAGTAAGGAACAGGGGGGTACCTACTGCAATTGCCGCTACAAGGCCAAGATTCATACATCAAGGGAGACTTGGACGGGTCCGCCTTGAAATGAGGCGGAACAGCCTCGAAACCAGGGAAATAATGTGGAGGATAAGGCGCTTGATTTCTCAGGTGAGGATTTGAGTCCATGTAGCCAGAAACAGGCATCATTTTTTGTTGAAAAGATTAAGATCTGGTAATATAGGTTGCTCAAGGGAACACTACAAAAGCAAAATCAGTGGATATCCTCAGATACAATAGCAAGCGAcaaaataaatgttaaaagaCTGCACAAAGGAAATTTATATCCACCGAGATAATCAATTACccgaacaaaaataaaaaattatatcacACTATGAACAGAAACCATATTCAAATCTCAAACATGAAATATCTGCATAGTATCGGAACATgtaaaaaacatataatactgactccaaaaaaacaaatatatatatacaagcccCTGAGAACTTAAATTAATTTACCAGACCATACTTCTGGCTATTGcagaaagaaaagagagacaTAAATACGCATATGTACACATATGGCTTAAACATAGGAAAATGTCATTGCCAACAATCCACCGACTCCAGACAAGTTCATACATTCTAACATCCTTAAAAACTTAACATACAGGAAGCCCAGAAAAGATATTCATCTTATACAAAAATTCATTAcgcataaaaaaataaagcaaagggaagggaaaaagagATACTTACTGCTGAAATTTGATCGGTAAACAAAGACTGAAGAACAAAGCAAATAAGAATCAGTCCACCCGGTTCCACAACTCCACAGAACTCAGTTATCGGCTCTAATCTATCCACCAACCCAGTAGAATGAAATGGTTTGTTCTAGACCTTTGTGCTCGTGATCAGATTTTTTATCGTACTGGAATTTGGATTAAAAATGTGTAAGATTTGGGATATTTATAGTAGATATGGGAAAAGCTTAGTACAGGTTGGGAATAAAATCTTCTGGTTTCCGGATGTTTCGTGTTTTCTCTTTCCCGCGAACCGTCTGGAGACTTACTCCACGTGGACGTCTCTCCTGGTGTCATGTTTGAGTGC contains:
- the LOC121205047 gene encoding BAG family molecular chaperone regulator 6-like, whose translation is MMPVSGYMDSNPHLRNQAPYPPHYFPGFEAVPPHFKADPSKSPLMYESWPCSGNCSRYPPVPYYGCCNHGNFPGYYSFRPSFPHFAPSPAFHHYPNYPVFPEPYPLGYTPPHYLNQQPRYEYDKDPHTNYHCCGCPNHLPNQKNDTSLKIEEQENDTEKKEGDSEAPIQPSSFPYPIMWIPPEYMKSKEHGKHNDRMEVSDSDKVPCARPSKSLKSTEQEQRVRNGWFPLDMNGWKSLMQGEGEKQSRNQHNQDNMTQFPVPVFWLPNSDRKQEDENRDKQRMITASDNSKQAPVKVEFIPGGSSVSDVKLDKPESDKEISQNKNAAETRGKTTSQKCVPIEVKEGKSEGTEKKGKDVKDVSVKHAEDTTKNELGTVAKRKSPSPSKTSKFSPVCLRVDPLPTKKNGNGNGSSRSPSPRKGQPEDTLTKASAAPG